A window of the Radiobacillus deserti genome harbors these coding sequences:
- a CDS encoding carbohydrate ABC transporter permease has translation MKSELAMGNPSIYKGRKKIKLSHFIFIVPAIVLNLVFFFYPLIQSLIMSFYNWPVLGAKTFIGLQNYINLMQDDTFWHSLWFTAKYTILVTPAIFFVAFALALLINSKLPGIGLFRSIYFVPVVISMVACSLMWMWVYNDLYGVLNYYLVQFHIIDESINWLGQASTSLPAITFMIAWKMAGFTMIILLAGLQSIPEEVYEASKIDGATKFQQILYITTPLLRPSIALSLVVSVIGSVLAFEQFLIMTKGGPAQATTTAVHLIYNTSFKYYQLGYGAAMTIVLLIILVILSMLQFKLLKDPVN, from the coding sequence ATGAAGAGCGAATTGGCAATGGGAAATCCTTCTATTTATAAAGGGAGAAAAAAAATAAAATTAAGCCACTTCATTTTTATCGTTCCAGCTATTGTACTAAACTTAGTTTTCTTTTTTTATCCATTAATTCAATCACTGATTATGTCCTTTTATAATTGGCCAGTTCTTGGTGCTAAAACATTTATCGGTTTACAAAATTATATAAATTTAATGCAAGATGATACTTTCTGGCATTCCCTATGGTTTACAGCTAAATATACGATTCTAGTAACACCAGCAATCTTTTTTGTCGCATTTGCACTTGCTTTATTGATTAATAGCAAGCTGCCAGGGATAGGACTGTTTAGATCCATCTATTTTGTCCCTGTTGTTATTTCGATGGTTGCCTGTAGCTTAATGTGGATGTGGGTGTATAACGACCTTTATGGCGTGTTGAATTATTATTTGGTGCAATTTCATATTATAGACGAATCGATAAACTGGCTAGGCCAAGCAAGCACGTCCTTACCAGCAATCACATTTATGATTGCATGGAAAATGGCTGGTTTTACGATGATTATTCTGCTTGCCGGGCTTCAATCTATTCCAGAAGAAGTTTACGAAGCATCGAAAATTGATGGCGCTACAAAATTCCAACAAATTCTATACATTACTACACCCTTGTTAAGACCATCTATTGCTCTTTCTCTTGTCGTATCTGTTATTGGTTCGGTACTAGCTTTTGAACAGTTCCTAATTATGACAAAGGGTGGTCCAGCCCAGGCTACTACTACCGCTGTTCACTTAATATATAATACATCCTTTAAGTATTACCAGTTAGGATATGGAGCTGCTATGACCATAGTATTATTAATCATTCTTGTAATTTTAAGTATGCTCCAATTTAAATTGTTAAAGGATCCAGTTAATTAG